From one Phorcysia thermohydrogeniphila genomic stretch:
- the folP gene encoding dihydropteroate synthase, translated as MLIVPKEFKDPEELKEYLLKIGNTPQGVEILSKKGKVLLFEVKDIDTRAANILKQDAIALGGDCAVPRKASSFEKGKCTVLLMVTERELERLIEKLKLQPFGLKKLSEKLQKTLSEYRKDSFTISYRGKELSLKKPVIMGILNVTPDSFSDGGLYSSTDRALKRCEEMLKEGAQIIDIGGESTRPGAEPVPLEEEIRRTIPVIEEMRKKLGDDFFISIDTYKSSVAERALNAGADIVNDISGFHFDSKMAQLVAKRKCPAVIMHIKGTPKDMQKNPYYEDVVKEIVEYFERTIKMAEERGVERSQLIIDPGIGFGKRVTDNLCILKRLSELKVFGLPILIGASRKSFIGAVTGEEIPARRVPGSLAAAAIAVLKGAKILRVHDVKETKQFLDTLLAIEEASC; from the coding sequence ATGCTTATTGTCCCTAAGGAATTCAAAGACCCGGAAGAGTTAAAAGAGTACCTGCTGAAAATAGGTAACACCCCTCAAGGTGTAGAAATTCTTTCAAAGAAAGGGAAGGTCTTACTCTTTGAAGTAAAGGACATTGACACAAGAGCCGCAAACATTTTAAAGCAGGACGCTATAGCTCTTGGAGGGGACTGTGCCGTCCCAAGGAAGGCCTCAAGTTTTGAAAAGGGAAAGTGCACTGTCCTTCTAATGGTTACAGAAAGGGAACTTGAAAGGCTAATTGAGAAACTCAAGCTACAACCTTTTGGTCTTAAAAAGCTCTCCGAAAAGCTCCAAAAAACCCTCTCAGAATATAGGAAAGACTCCTTCACGATTTCCTACAGGGGAAAAGAACTTTCCCTAAAAAAACCTGTCATAATGGGAATCCTGAACGTAACTCCCGATTCCTTTTCTGACGGAGGACTTTACAGCTCTACCGATAGAGCTCTCAAAAGATGCGAAGAGATGCTAAAAGAAGGCGCACAGATTATTGACATCGGCGGCGAATCAACCCGCCCCGGCGCAGAGCCCGTTCCTTTGGAGGAAGAGATAAGAAGAACCATTCCGGTAATTGAGGAGATGAGGAAGAAACTTGGAGATGACTTCTTTATCTCCATAGACACCTACAAGTCTTCCGTTGCTGAGAGAGCTCTTAACGCAGGAGCAGACATCGTTAACGACATAAGCGGTTTTCACTTTGACAGCAAAATGGCACAGCTCGTGGCAAAGAGGAAGTGTCCTGCAGTAATCATGCACATTAAGGGAACTCCGAAGGACATGCAGAAGAACCCTTACTACGAGGACGTAGTTAAGGAAATTGTTGAGTACTTTGAGAGAACCATAAAAATGGCAGAAGAAAGGGGCGTAGAACGTTCCCAGCTCATCATTGACCCGGGAATAGGTTTTGGTAAGAGGGTCACAGACAACCTTTGCATTCTCAAAAGGCTTTCAGAGCTCAAAGTATTCGGACTACCAATACTCATAGGAGCCTCAAGGAAGAGTTTCATAGGTGCTGTAACGGGAGAAGAAATTCCAGCCCGTAGAGTACCGGGAAGCCTCGCAGCAGCGGCAATAGCCGTCCTAAAAGGTGCAAAAATCCTTAGAGTTCACGACGTAAAGGAAACAAAGCAGTTCCTTGACACCCTTTTAGCCATTGAGGAGGCAAGTTGTTAG
- a CDS encoding DUF3857 domain-containing protein, with protein MGRLLTAILFIVLLPLSVLAKDFGALILYDHSEVKFFPDGRKVWKEERAVKILDKRGIKDFGEIVIPFSTEHQKLKILYAYTVLPDGTVVKPDKKAFNIVYPPFVSEAPIYSDLKYQTISMPAVTKGAVIKYAFVLETFKPYMENEFWTTNFFQDEYPVKEATFKAYIPKNKYYKFKTYNMTDEEANPQVSEEGDYVVLSWKLEDVPPIEKEPNAPPLGELAKKVVITSLKSWDQVAKWYSELAREALKPDETVRKTVEEIVKGKKTQEEKIRAIYNFVAKNIRYVGMEFGINGYKPHKASEVLKNRYGDCKDHATLLIAMLKVIGVKGYPVLIPTLSRSNMDPEVPLPTAFNHEIAAIKVNGQFLYMDTTSDYVPYKHLPASDQGRNVLVVDTEKEKGTVDRTPVAPPLENLEGFKGSFSLSPLGELHGHFTFIYKGVYSVFERARLINSTPSSVKRHVEGLASQVSPGFDVEEFKLSDYKDLNVPDVTIEIEGKDRNYGTLTSHFLLAKFPAPDYSRIVSLVAAKKRKYPYVVGYKMSKVSEVELKIPKKYKLYLKPENFFFQNRVGSFSIEWKVEDSKVRMRSRMVLTKNVISPEEYQDLRDLFNTAVKTIRNQIIVLKKEQEE; from the coding sequence ATGGGACGGCTTCTAACCGCCATACTGTTTATTGTTCTCCTTCCCCTTAGCGTTCTTGCGAAAGACTTTGGAGCTCTCATCCTCTACGACCACTCTGAAGTAAAGTTCTTCCCCGATGGAAGAAAGGTCTGGAAAGAGGAAAGGGCGGTAAAAATCCTTGACAAGAGAGGGATAAAAGATTTTGGAGAGATTGTTATTCCTTTCTCCACAGAGCACCAGAAGCTAAAGATTCTTTACGCCTATACGGTCCTCCCTGATGGCACTGTAGTAAAGCCCGATAAAAAGGCCTTTAACATTGTCTACCCGCCCTTTGTCTCTGAAGCTCCTATTTACTCAGACCTTAAATACCAAACTATTTCAATGCCGGCAGTCACGAAAGGAGCCGTTATTAAGTACGCCTTTGTATTAGAGACCTTTAAACCCTACATGGAGAATGAGTTCTGGACAACGAACTTCTTTCAGGACGAATATCCCGTGAAAGAAGCAACCTTCAAGGCTTACATTCCAAAGAACAAGTACTACAAGTTCAAGACCTACAACATGACCGATGAGGAGGCAAATCCTCAAGTCTCGGAAGAAGGAGATTACGTCGTCCTTAGCTGGAAGTTAGAAGACGTTCCTCCTATAGAGAAAGAACCAAACGCTCCTCCCCTTGGAGAACTTGCAAAGAAAGTCGTCATTACATCGCTAAAAAGCTGGGATCAGGTTGCTAAGTGGTACTCAGAGCTTGCAAGAGAAGCTTTAAAACCAGATGAGACCGTAAGAAAGACTGTTGAAGAGATAGTTAAGGGTAAAAAGACTCAGGAAGAGAAGATAAGAGCTATTTACAACTTTGTCGCCAAGAACATCCGTTACGTTGGAATGGAGTTTGGGATAAACGGCTACAAGCCCCATAAAGCCTCTGAAGTCCTAAAGAACAGGTATGGAGACTGTAAGGACCACGCTACGCTCCTTATAGCTATGCTTAAAGTCATAGGAGTAAAAGGGTATCCCGTTCTAATTCCTACCTTAAGCAGGTCAAACATGGACCCTGAAGTGCCCCTCCCAACGGCCTTCAACCACGAAATCGCCGCCATAAAGGTTAACGGCCAATTCCTCTACATGGACACAACGTCTGACTACGTTCCCTATAAACACCTTCCTGCCAGCGATCAGGGAAGGAACGTCTTAGTTGTAGATACCGAAAAAGAGAAAGGCACTGTTGATAGAACTCCTGTAGCCCCGCCTTTAGAAAACCTTGAAGGGTTTAAAGGAAGCTTTAGTCTAAGTCCATTAGGAGAGCTCCACGGCCACTTCACTTTTATTTACAAAGGAGTCTACAGCGTCTTTGAAAGAGCAAGGCTTATAAACTCAACACCTTCCTCCGTAAAAAGACACGTTGAAGGACTTGCCTCACAGGTTTCCCCGGGGTTTGACGTAGAGGAGTTCAAGCTCTCTGACTATAAAGACTTAAACGTTCCAGACGTAACCATAGAGATAGAAGGAAAAGATAGAAACTACGGAACTCTTACATCCCACTTTCTCCTTGCAAAGTTCCCCGCTCCCGACTACAGCAGAATTGTCTCCTTAGTTGCAGCAAAGAAGAGGAAGTACCCCTACGTTGTCGGCTATAAAATGTCAAAGGTTAGCGAAGTTGAACTAAAAATTCCAAAAAAGTACAAGCTCTACCTAAAGCCCGAAAACTTTTTCTTCCAGAACAGGGTAGGTAGCTTCTCCATAGAATGGAAGGTAGAAGACTCTAAGGTGAGAATGCGCTCCCGGATGGTTCTTACAAAGAACGTTATCAGTCCAGAAGAGTATCAGGACTTGAGGGACCTCTTTAATACCGCAGTTAAAACAATCAGGAACCAGATAATTGTTCTAAAGAAGGAGCAGGAGGAATGA
- the glmM gene encoding phosphoglucosamine mutase, whose product MKAKRKLFGTDGIRGIANKYPLTPEMVQKIGIAYGVYLNAKFPDERHTVVIGKDTRLSSDMIKSAFISGLTATGVDVIDVGTVPTPAISYFVREGNLSGGVMVSASHNPYEYNGLKFFTREGKKFSEVEEGGLELVVFNKYELPKALPENIGRVFDGENLVESYEKHLESAGRYLAGLKIGIDCANGATFQIAPQVFRSLGARVFVFNAEPDGKNINEGCGALHPEFIAQKVRDLNLHMGFAFDGDGDRCIAVDENGNIVDGDKLIAILAAHYAQKSKEVVATVMSNMGLEVFLKEMGLNLHRTPVGDRFVAEKMDEVGALVGGEQSGHVIIKEFSETGDGILTAILIASIAKSVKKPLSQLASMVKTFPQKLKNIRVKEKPPLEKLEKLQNAIKEAEEKLAGKGRVLVRYSGTEPVLRIMVEAEDENLIDVIIEDLQKAVKEEGIAL is encoded by the coding sequence ATGAAGGCAAAGAGGAAGCTCTTCGGTACGGACGGAATAAGAGGCATTGCCAATAAATATCCCCTGACTCCTGAAATGGTTCAAAAGATAGGTATAGCCTACGGCGTTTACCTCAACGCTAAGTTTCCAGACGAAAGGCACACAGTCGTTATCGGTAAAGATACTCGCCTCTCTTCTGACATGATTAAGAGCGCCTTTATTAGCGGACTTACAGCCACGGGCGTTGACGTAATAGACGTCGGCACAGTTCCAACCCCCGCCATCTCCTACTTCGTAAGGGAAGGTAACCTCTCCGGCGGCGTAATGGTATCGGCCTCCCACAACCCTTACGAGTACAACGGCCTAAAGTTCTTTACAAGGGAAGGAAAGAAGTTCTCTGAAGTAGAAGAGGGGGGACTGGAACTCGTTGTATTCAACAAGTACGAACTACCCAAAGCCTTGCCGGAAAATATCGGAAGGGTCTTTGACGGAGAGAACCTCGTTGAGTCTTACGAAAAACACCTTGAATCTGCTGGAAGGTACTTGGCAGGTCTAAAGATAGGAATTGACTGCGCAAACGGCGCTACTTTTCAGATAGCACCGCAGGTCTTTAGATCCCTCGGAGCAAGGGTTTTCGTTTTTAACGCTGAACCCGACGGGAAGAACATAAACGAAGGGTGTGGAGCTCTCCACCCAGAGTTTATAGCCCAGAAAGTCAGAGACCTTAACCTCCACATGGGCTTTGCCTTTGACGGAGATGGCGATAGGTGCATTGCCGTTGATGAGAACGGCAATATAGTGGACGGCGACAAGCTCATAGCCATTCTCGCAGCCCACTACGCTCAAAAGAGTAAAGAAGTGGTCGCAACAGTTATGAGCAACATGGGACTTGAAGTGTTCCTTAAAGAGATGGGACTCAACCTCCACAGGACTCCCGTAGGTGATAGGTTTGTGGCAGAGAAGATGGATGAGGTCGGAGCTCTCGTTGGCGGCGAACAGTCAGGCCACGTAATTATCAAAGAGTTCAGCGAAACTGGAGATGGAATCCTGACAGCAATTCTCATTGCCTCAATCGCTAAATCCGTCAAGAAACCGCTGAGCCAGCTCGCTTCCATGGTAAAGACCTTCCCTCAGAAGCTAAAGAACATAAGGGTCAAAGAAAAACCTCCTCTTGAGAAACTTGAAAAGCTCCAGAACGCAATAAAGGAAGCTGAAGAGAAACTGGCCGGAAAGGGCAGGGTTTTAGTCCGCTACTCCGGAACTGAGCCCGTCCTCAGGATAATGGTTGAAGCAGAGGACGAGAACCTAATTGACGTCATAATAGAAGACTTACAAAAAGCAGTAAAAGAAGAAGGTATAGCCCTTTAA
- a CDS encoding DNA methyltransferase: MEELLSLKEAAQLLSELFNRSISETNISYLINYGRVNGYRRDGKLFVSLRELKEYYEKKQEEERRKYEAYLGKEINWHLSFDWVKESERTKHVHRLHPYKGKFIPQLVEYFLDEHTDEFKREVFFRPGDIVLDPFCGSGTTLIQANELGIHSIGIDVSEFNTIIAEVKFANVDLTELELSVRSILRDLKAYESQEKLTEFEEELKKKLQEFNQRYFPSPEFKKLFRANKVEKSYLKEKEREFLEIYLNLLRKYGVSLESPSQGKFLDRWYLPSVRREAEIVLSRIERVKDEILKKTLMVILSRSVRSARATTHMDLDRLKEPQYVPYYCYKHFKICKPVFRLLPIFQRYAKDTLRRLSEYKKLKTDAFQVVLTGDSRKIDIFEEVKRKNRKFYELLKRQKIKGIFTSPPYVGQIDYHEQHAYAYELFGIERRDELEIGPLFKGEGLEARRSYIEGVSQVLKNCLRYSIDDPYVFIVANDKYNLYPEIARRAGLKIVEEYKRPVLNRTARDKNPYGESVFLMRRIK, from the coding sequence GTGGAAGAGCTTCTTTCCCTAAAAGAGGCCGCTCAGCTTCTATCAGAGCTGTTTAACAGGAGTATTTCGGAGACGAACATATCCTACTTGATAAACTACGGAAGAGTAAACGGTTACAGAAGAGACGGAAAGCTGTTTGTTTCCCTAAGGGAGCTAAAGGAGTATTACGAAAAAAAGCAGGAGGAAGAGAGAAGGAAGTATGAGGCCTACTTAGGGAAGGAGATAAACTGGCACTTATCCTTTGACTGGGTTAAGGAATCTGAAAGGACAAAGCATGTCCATCGTCTTCACCCTTACAAGGGAAAGTTTATTCCTCAGCTTGTTGAGTACTTTCTTGACGAGCATACAGATGAGTTTAAAAGAGAGGTCTTTTTTAGGCCGGGGGATATAGTACTTGACCCTTTCTGCGGTAGTGGAACAACCTTGATTCAGGCCAATGAACTTGGCATTCACAGCATAGGTATAGATGTCTCTGAATTCAACACTATTATTGCTGAAGTAAAGTTTGCAAATGTTGATCTTACAGAGCTTGAACTTTCAGTGAGAAGTATTTTGAGAGACTTAAAAGCGTACGAGTCTCAGGAAAAGCTGACAGAATTTGAAGAAGAGCTAAAGAAAAAGCTTCAAGAGTTCAACCAAAGATACTTTCCCTCTCCTGAGTTCAAGAAACTTTTCAGAGCCAACAAAGTAGAAAAGAGCTACTTAAAGGAAAAAGAGAGGGAGTTTTTAGAAATTTACCTAAATCTTCTAAGGAAGTATGGCGTATCCTTAGAAAGTCCATCTCAAGGGAAATTCCTTGATAGGTGGTATTTGCCGAGCGTTAGAAGAGAAGCAGAGATTGTTCTCTCACGTATAGAGAGGGTGAAAGATGAAATATTGAAAAAGACTTTAATGGTAATCTTGAGCCGCTCAGTTCGCTCTGCACGAGCGACAACTCATATGGACTTGGATAGGTTAAAAGAACCTCAGTATGTTCCTTATTACTGCTATAAACATTTTAAAATCTGTAAGCCTGTCTTTCGGTTGCTTCCTATATTCCAAAGATACGCGAAGGATACTTTAAGAAGGTTATCCGAGTATAAGAAACTAAAAACTGATGCTTTTCAGGTGGTTCTTACAGGGGATAGTAGAAAGATAGACATATTTGAGGAGGTGAAAAGGAAGAATAGGAAATTTTATGAGCTCCTTAAAAGGCAAAAGATAAAGGGTATTTTTACTTCACCCCCTTACGTAGGACAGATAGATTATCACGAACAGCATGCTTATGCCTATGAACTCTTTGGAATAGAGAGGAGGGACGAACTTGAAATAGGACCTCTCTTTAAAGGTGAGGGGTTAGAAGCTAGAAGAAGCTATATTGAGGGAGTTTCACAAGTCTTGAAAAATTGCTTGAGATATTCAATTGATGATCCTTACGTTTTTATAGTTGCTAATGATAAGTATAATTTGTATCCAGAAATAGCCAGAAGGGCAGGATTGAAAATAGTGGAGGAGTATAAAAGGCCCGTTTTAAATAGAACGGCAAGAGATAAAAATCCTTATGGGGAAAGTGTGTTTTTAATGAGGAGGATTAAATGA
- the cdaA gene encoding diadenylate cyclase CdaA, which produces MLETFPKITLWDVIDILIVAFLIYRIFIYLSQTRAIQILIGLLFLLILSVIAKFFHLYTLSFIFNNLITIGIFALLVIFQPEIRRILARIGEKHFGIFSSEEEAEKVIEEIVRAAAAMSEDRIGALMVIEREVNLDNYVEAGTAINGEVSKELLITIFWPGTPLHDGATIIRRNKIYKAGAFLPLSLNPNLPQTVGTRHRAAIGITEETDAVVVVVSEETGAVSVAYTGKLIKDLDPQKLKKVLKGLLVKKAKEKNSFFSLRRSKSEEAA; this is translated from the coding sequence TTGTTAGAGACTTTCCCCAAAATAACGCTCTGGGACGTAATAGATATACTAATTGTAGCCTTCCTCATCTACAGGATTTTCATTTACCTCTCTCAAACCCGAGCAATTCAGATACTGATAGGTCTCCTGTTCCTTCTCATTTTGAGCGTTATTGCGAAGTTCTTCCACCTCTACACTTTATCATTCATCTTTAACAACCTGATAACAATCGGTATCTTTGCACTCCTCGTCATCTTTCAGCCAGAAATTAGGAGAATCCTTGCACGAATTGGCGAAAAACACTTTGGCATCTTTTCTTCCGAAGAAGAGGCTGAAAAAGTAATAGAAGAAATCGTTAGAGCTGCAGCTGCAATGTCTGAAGATAGGATAGGAGCTCTTATGGTCATTGAGAGGGAGGTTAACCTTGACAACTACGTTGAGGCTGGAACGGCCATTAACGGAGAGGTTTCTAAGGAGCTCCTTATCACAATTTTCTGGCCGGGAACTCCCCTCCACGACGGCGCAACGATAATAAGGAGAAACAAAATCTACAAGGCCGGAGCCTTCTTACCTCTTTCCCTTAACCCCAACCTCCCTCAGACAGTAGGAACAAGGCACAGGGCTGCCATAGGGATAACCGAGGAAACAGATGCAGTTGTCGTCGTTGTCTCTGAAGAAACCGGCGCCGTTTCCGTTGCCTATACCGGAAAGCTCATAAAGGACCTTGACCCCCAAAAGCTTAAGAAAGTTCTCAAAGGACTGCTCGTTAAGAAGGCAAAGGAGAAAAACTCCTTTTTCAGCTTAAGGAGAAGCAAGAGTGAAGAAGCTGCTTGA